The Candidatus Aramenus sp. CH1 genomic sequence GTTCCCTGAGAGGAAGCTGAGTTCATATAAGGTGTTTTACGTGACTTTCCCTATTGGCATGATAGTGACCTTCGTGATACTGGGGTTGGAACATCAGCTTTTCAACTTGTTTACCTTATCTGGCACAGTCCAAGACATAGTTCCCACTTCAATAGCGATCTTGATCGGCTTGCTAATAGCGTCTGTCCCTCCTGCAATCGTAACTAGCAAGGAACTGAGGGAGGGGACAGGCTACGATCAGTACGTTGTGAACTTGCTTAGGGCCATTTCTGAAGGTCTGAGAGCAGGCCTATCCCCTGAGGCAGTTATAAGGAACTTAAAGGACTCCAAGGAAATGGGAAAGTTAAGGGACGTACTAAGGGCCATCGTGGCTTACGTTAATCTAGGCTATCCACTAAAGGACGCCATAAGGAAAGGTGCAGACAGGATAAACGACTTCACCTCTAAGATAGCCCTACTGTCCCTTGCGGACATGTTGGACATAGGTAGCCTAACGCCCGAGACAGTAGAGGTTCTTGCACAGCAAATAGATAGCCAGATCCTTGTGAGAAGTAAGTACCTAAGTAAGGTAAAGATACTGATGGCGACGCCATATGTCGGCGTTGTCATAGCCCTAATTGCATCAATATTCTTAGGGATTGCGGTGGACAAACTCATACTAGTCCAGAGCTTCTCCTACGGTCCGCTAGTTCTAGCGTCGGAGCTCCTGCCAAAGGCAGTGTATATTTCTGCCGTTTCTTCTATCTATAACGCCTATTTCGCTGGGTTCTTGGTAGGTAAGCTGGGCTCCGGAAAAATGGCTACGGGCTTCCTCCACAGCGTCATATTGGCTGTAGTTACTGTGGTAATGCTTATCGTAATGCTTCACGTTAACATAAACTTCGCTACTCCAAGTAGCTCTTCAGCAGCGCTGTAAACTACGCAAGTTTTTTTATTTTTACTTAGTTTTTATTTCTACAATATCTTTATCCTCAAGTGGATGATCTCCTCCTACCTTCTGCCCAGGGAACTTTGCTGAGGGACCCCAAACCCTGGCGTACTTAAAGTTCTCTGACAGCGCGCTGTGGAGTTTCCTAGCCACGTCGAGTACAGTCGCACCCCTCTTCATTATGAGGGGTTCTTGGGTTGGCTTTTCCCCCGGCTCCTTGGTATACACCCTTATTACGTCGAGGCTCTCGAACAAGTACCTCCTCAGCTTGTCCAACTCATCGAAGGTGGCCAGGGGAAAACCAGCGTCAAACTTGGTCTCTGAGAGTATAACCATTGGCTTGTAAGTGGTCGCCTCAAATATAGCCTTCTCCACGTCGTCTAGAGTGACCTCTCCGATCACCTTGACGATTGCCGACCTTATGCCAAAGCCCTCTAGGTAGCTCCTCACCTCGTTCTCGTCTGTGTTAACCAGCTTACCCATGTTTATAATCCTAATCCCATCCTTGTGGCTCCTCGACTTCTCTATGACCACTCTACCTTTGGGCTTGCCTAGCAGGATGTTGTTAGACTCCAGGAACTCCCTAATCCTAGTGAACTCCGCCTCGTTGGATACAACTGCCAAGATGGCGTCCGCGTTCCTAGCTAGGCCTATTATCTTTCCAGCGATGAGCTTGGAGTCGAGGATCAGGGGAGGCGGGTTTACAAGCTGTATGGCAACGTCCTCGTAGTACGTCATAGCAGGGACAGGGAGATCTTTGGGATCCTGTTTGACGTTAGTCAGCATCCTTACTGCCCTATTTTTCAGCTCCTGCCTGCCCAAGACTAGAACTTGTCCTGCACCCTCCTTCTCCACGAAAAAGGAAAGCGAGGAGGACTTTTTGTGCCTCTGCTTCTCGCTCTCTTCTCTGAGTTCCGCTAGACGCCTTTTTGCCCAGTAGACAAGGTTTTCCGTCCCCTTGTGTTTTGGGACATAGCTTAGGAAGTCCTGGATCGCCTTTATCTTCTCCTCAGGGGTCTTCGCCTCCATTACCCTTATCCACTTGGCTTTGGCCTCTGCAGGTAGGTTAGTTACCATCTACATCCGACCTCTCCTTTTCGAGGTAGAAATTGGGGGCAATCCTGTGAAGGATTTTCCACGAACGCCTTAATATCGGTGGAGGCGGTTCGCCCCTTTCGTGGACTTCCATTACCCACTTTATGGTCTTAGGGTCAGAGGGGTAACCACTTCCGAAGTCCCCGAACCTCTCCTTCAAAGACTCTACTATTCGGTCCCTGATCACTTTAGCTATTATACTAGCTGAGCTACATTCAATAAAGTTTTCGTCGGCCTTGTGGACTACGTTAGGACTAAACCCCAGCTCAAGGATCCTCTTTATGACTTTTTCCTCGTTGCCAACCTTGTCTACAGTCACCACAGAGGGGGAGAACGTAGACATGGCCTCTATTATTTGGATGACCTTCTCGTAG encodes the following:
- a CDS encoding TGS domain-containing protein is translated as MVTNLPAEAKAKWIRVMEAKTPEEKIKAIQDFLSYVPKHKGTENLVYWAKRRLAELREESEKQRHKKSSSLSFFVEKEGAGQVLVLGRQELKNRAVRMLTNVKQDPKDLPVPAMTYYEDVAIQLVNPPPLILDSKLIAGKIIGLARNADAILAVVSNEAEFTRIREFLESNNILLGKPKGRVVIEKSRSHKDGIRIINMGKLVNTDENEVRSYLEGFGIRSAIVKVIGEVTLDDVEKAIFEATTYKPMVILSETKFDAGFPLATFDELDKLRRYLFESLDVIRVYTKEPGEKPTQEPLIMKRGATVLDVARKLHSALSENFKYARVWGPSAKFPGQKVGGDHPLEDKDIVEIKTK
- the rnhB gene encoding ribonuclease HII → MKLGIDEAGRGPLIGPMVVAGVLLDEKREKLLKDYGVRDSKKLSRDARERLFNVILDNAEAIAIAKAFPEEIDSANLNDVTYEKVIQIIEAMSTFSPSVVTVDKVGNEEKVIKRILELGFSPNVVHKADENFIECSSASIIAKVIRDRIVESLKERFGDFGSGYPSDPKTIKWVMEVHERGEPPPPILRRSWKILHRIAPNFYLEKERSDVDGN